Proteins encoded in a region of the Paramagnetospirillum magneticum AMB-1 genome:
- a CDS encoding IS5 family transposase (programmed frameshift), which produces MWTKDNRRLYERSGLRYPSDLTDEEWSLVAPLIPPAKRGGRQRTVDLREVVNGIFYVLMTGCQWRALPTDLPPKSTVHEYLGLWEWDGTLARLHHALFIEVRELSGKEASPTAAIIDSQSVKGAGKRGARIDPSGYDAGKKVKGKKRHIVVDTLGLILAAHVQPADVQDRDGGLPVLKEVRRLFPFIVRVFADGGYQGAATAAAVRALGAWHLEIVKRSDTAKGFEVLPKRWIVERTFGWLGRCRRLAKDFENLARMALAFLRLAMIRLMLRRIARHRKS; this is translated from the exons ATGTGGACCAAGGACAACCGACGGCTCTATGAGCGGAGCGGACTTCGCTATCCAAGTGATCTGACGGATGAGGAATGGTCGCTGGTGGCGCCGCTGATCCCACCGGCAAAGCGCGGCGGGCGCCAGCGAACGGTGGATCTTCGTGAAGTGGTGAATGGGATCTTCTACGTGTTGATGACCGGTTGCCAGTGGCGAGCATTGCCCACGGACCTGCCGCCCAAAAGCACGGTGCATGAATATCTTGGGCTGTGGGAATGGGATGGCACGCTGGCACGCCTCCATCACGCCCTGTTCATCGAGGTGCGGGAACTCTCCGGCAAAGAAGCCAGCCCGACGGCGGCGATCATAGACAGCCAGAGCGTCAAGGGCGCGG GAAAAAGGGGGGCGCGGATTGATCCATCGGGCTACGACGCTGGGAAGAAGGTCAAAGGCAAGAAGCGGCACATCGTCGTCGATACGCTTGGCTTGATCCTCGCGGCTCATGTCCAACCGGCCGATGTCCAGGATCGTGATGGCGGATTGCCGGTCCTCAAGGAGGTCCGGCGCCTCTTCCCCTTCATCGTTCGGGTGTTCGCTGATGGCGGCTACCAGGGGGCCGCCACCGCGGCAGCCGTCCGCGCACTCGGGGCGTGGCACCTGGAAATCGTCAAACGCTCCGACACCGCCAAGGGGTTCGAAGTTCTGCCAAAGCGGTGGATCGTTGAGCGCACCTTCGGGTGGCTGGGGCGTTGTCGCCGTCTCGCCAAGGACTTCGAGAATCTCGCCAGGATGGCGCTGGCGTTTCTTCGCCTCGCCATGATCCGCCTCATGCTGCGAAGGATAGCAAGACACCGGAAATCATAG
- the mamD gene encoding magnetosome protein MamD produces the protein MLDQVIMAKVEGTTQAALLSSMTGNSYTVGQVTAAGNGMGHWLFLNPADAAAAGKGAVALKLEGARQVAQLSSMVGNTVTIGNAPMVAGGASKWLVMLPKAGLAAKGAAAAAVGAGGAAVAAAQGGGNAGMVMMQLEGANQAFQLPMITGKTFTVAKTTAVGNEAANWLFLQPVGDTANTIKDLVVVKVQHGAGQVQWLVGKTFTIGESPIMAGTTNKFLVLNPVTGAAAKGAAGSAVAAKGAMQTVAFQAAGKTAVAGTAAKGAAAGAAASAAGKTAAVGTLWTGTGMSLGLGLGLGAAGPVILGGLIAAAGYGIYRYRKNQAASMATEVDEAISDAVTA, from the coding sequence ATGCTTGACCAAGTGATCATGGCCAAGGTTGAAGGGACCACTCAGGCAGCACTCCTGTCCTCAATGACCGGAAATTCCTACACAGTTGGGCAAGTGACTGCAGCCGGAAATGGCATGGGCCACTGGTTATTCCTTAACCCTGCCGACGCCGCCGCCGCTGGAAAGGGTGCCGTCGCGCTCAAGCTGGAAGGTGCCCGTCAGGTTGCTCAGCTCTCCAGCATGGTAGGCAATACCGTGACGATCGGAAATGCTCCCATGGTTGCGGGTGGAGCCAGTAAATGGCTCGTGATGCTCCCTAAAGCTGGCTTGGCTGCCAAGGGAGCTGCTGCCGCTGCAGTCGGTGCCGGAGGGGCGGCTGTTGCTGCGGCTCAAGGCGGTGGCAATGCGGGTATGGTCATGATGCAGCTTGAAGGTGCCAATCAGGCTTTCCAGTTGCCGATGATCACTGGCAAGACCTTTACGGTTGCCAAAACGACTGCTGTTGGAAATGAAGCAGCTAATTGGCTCTTTCTTCAGCCGGTTGGCGACACCGCCAATACCATCAAGGACTTGGTTGTGGTCAAGGTTCAGCATGGTGCTGGCCAGGTGCAGTGGCTGGTCGGCAAGACCTTCACCATCGGCGAATCCCCGATTATGGCCGGCACCACTAACAAGTTCCTCGTTCTGAACCCTGTGACCGGAGCCGCCGCGAAGGGCGCTGCAGGCTCTGCTGTTGCAGCCAAGGGGGCCATGCAGACCGTGGCGTTCCAGGCCGCCGGTAAAACCGCTGTGGCTGGAACCGCCGCGAAGGGTGCGGCTGCTGGTGCGGCGGCTTCTGCCGCAGGCAAGACTGCGGCAGTCGGCACTCTGTGGACTGGCACGGGCATGAGCCTTGGCCTCGGTCTTGGTCTCGGCGCTGCTGGGCCGGTTATTCTCGGTGGGCTGATCGCGGCGGCTGGCTACGGCATCTACCGCTACCGCAAGAACCAGGCTGCCTCTATGGCCACTGAAGTTGACGAAGCCATTTCGGACGCAGTAACGGCTTAG
- the tnpA gene encoding IS66-like element accessory protein TnpA, giving the protein MTQVEVITSVQRRRRWSAADKQQMVAESAMPDRTVSSVARRHGIAPQQLFTWRRELLAAATGIADGGFLAIAVSEPPAVVPDDSGRIEIVLPTGVMIRVGPEVATEPLRRVLAALG; this is encoded by the coding sequence ATGACCCAGGTCGAGGTGATCACGTCGGTTCAGCGCCGTCGGCGTTGGAGTGCGGCGGACAAGCAGCAGATGGTGGCGGAGTCGGCGATGCCGGACCGGACAGTGTCCAGCGTGGCCCGGCGCCATGGGATCGCGCCACAGCAGTTGTTCACTTGGCGGCGGGAGTTGCTGGCGGCCGCTACTGGGATCGCTGATGGTGGTTTTCTGGCGATCGCGGTTTCGGAGCCCCCGGCTGTGGTGCCGGACGATAGCGGGCGGATCGAAATCGTGCTGCCCACTGGCGTGATGATCCGGGTGGGGCCGGAGGTGGCGACCGAGCCGTTACGCCGGGTACTGGCGGCGCTGGGATGA
- the tnpB gene encoding IS66 family insertion sequence element accessory protein TnpB (TnpB, as the term is used for proteins encoded by IS66 family insertion elements, is considered an accessory protein, since TnpC, encoded by a neighboring gene, is a DDE family transposase.), with protein sequence MIPIPSGVRVWLATGHTDMHRGFDGLALLVQERLSRDPHSGHLFVFRGRRGDLIKVLWWDGQGLCLFAKRLERGRFLWPSPADGAVTITPAQLGYLLEGIDWRMPQKTWHPSAAG encoded by the coding sequence ATGATCCCGATCCCCAGTGGGGTCCGGGTCTGGCTGGCGACCGGGCACACCGACATGCACCGGGGCTTCGACGGCCTGGCGCTGTTGGTGCAGGAGCGGTTGTCGCGCGACCCGCATTCCGGCCACCTGTTCGTGTTTCGTGGTCGGCGCGGTGATCTGATCAAGGTGCTGTGGTGGGATGGACAGGGCCTGTGCCTGTTCGCCAAGCGGCTGGAGCGGGGCCGCTTCCTGTGGCCGTCGCCGGCCGATGGGGCAGTGACCATCACCCCGGCCCAACTCGGCTACCTGCTGGAAGGGATTGATTGGCGGATGCCGCAGAAAACCTGGCATCCGAGCGCCGCCGGCTGA
- the tnpB gene encoding IS66 family insertion sequence element accessory protein TnpB (TnpB, as the term is used for proteins encoded by IS66 family insertion elements, is considered an accessory protein, since TnpC, encoded by a neighboring gene, is a DDE family transposase.): protein MIVPPTSTRVWLAAGHTDMRKGFDGLAMLVQAKLSRDPFGGQVFVFRGRRGDLIKVLWWDGQGLCLFSKRLEKGGFVWPSPADGIVGLTPAQLGMLLEGIDWRMPIRTWKPQSAG from the coding sequence ATGATCGTGCCGCCGACATCGACGCGGGTGTGGTTGGCTGCCGGGCACACTGACATGCGCAAAGGTTTTGACGGGCTGGCTATGCTGGTGCAGGCGAAGCTGTCTCGCGATCCCTTCGGCGGCCAGGTCTTCGTGTTCCGGGGGCGGCGGGGCGATCTGATCAAGGTGCTGTGGTGGGACGGCCAAGGTCTTTGCCTATTTTCCAAGCGCCTGGAGAAGGGCGGCTTCGTCTGGCCGTCGCCGGCGGACGGCATCGTCGGGCTGACTCCGGCGCAACTCGGCATGCTGCTGGAGGGGATCGACTGGAGGATGCCGATCCGCACCTGGAAGCCGCAATCGGCGGGGTGA
- the mamL gene encoding magnetosome protein MamL — protein MTNSFKELESRFVHLVNPESQQALVGFLVIGGLIVLLASSNAHMVETRLSPLAMIAPHFVILGITFFLGFATGIVSVLMNVFRQRKLKAPGKSMVIKR, from the coding sequence ATGACAAACTCCTTCAAGGAGCTTGAATCACGTTTCGTCCATCTTGTGAATCCTGAATCTCAACAAGCCCTAGTTGGATTTCTAGTAATTGGCGGGTTGATCGTGCTGTTAGCCTCGTCCAACGCGCACATGGTAGAAACCCGTTTGAGCCCATTGGCGATGATTGCGCCACATTTCGTAATCCTTGGCATTACGTTTTTTCTCGGTTTTGCCACCGGCATCGTTTCGGTTCTGATGAATGTCTTCAGGCAGCGAAAGCTCAAGGCACCTGGAAAAAGCATGGTCATCAAGCGTTGA
- a CDS encoding IS4/Tn5 family transposase DNA-binding protein: MNLRHPTSPGTGANNGACTGAKAGSIIALTARWSSPDGYFDQLGGAIGQAIPRACQDWANTKAAYRFFFNSRVIKASSA, encoded by the coding sequence ATGAACCTGCGCCACCCAACATCTCCTGGCACCGGTGCAAACAATGGTGCTTGCACCGGTGCCAAAGCTGGCAGCATCATAGCCCTGACGGCAAGGTGGTCGTCGCCGGACGGATACTTCGATCAGCTGGGCGGCGCCATTGGACAAGCTATTCCCCGAGCTTGTCAGGACTGGGCGAACACCAAGGCCGCCTACCGATTTTTCTTCAACAGCCGGGTCATAAAGGCGTCGTCGGCCTAA
- the tnpA gene encoding IS66-like element accessory protein TnpA yields the protein MAQVHVLTGPERRRRWSAEQKRAIVAAAFAPGAIVAEVARRADVCAGQIYRWRQDLRGHAQEFAEVMMVPVGDQSAVRSGSDAVIEVRLASGAGVRIPATATPGLASAIIKALAGR from the coding sequence GTGGCGCAGGTTCATGTTCTGACCGGTCCGGAGCGACGGCGGCGCTGGAGTGCTGAGCAGAAGCGGGCAATCGTGGCGGCGGCGTTCGCCCCCGGCGCGATCGTCGCGGAGGTGGCCCGACGGGCGGATGTGTGCGCCGGTCAGATCTACCGCTGGCGCCAGGATCTGCGTGGGCATGCCCAGGAATTCGCCGAGGTAATGATGGTGCCGGTCGGGGATCAGTCGGCCGTGCGCTCGGGCTCGGATGCGGTAATCGAGGTGCGCTTGGCGAGCGGCGCGGGCGTCCGCATTCCCGCGACGGCGACGCCGGGTTTGGCATCGGCGATCATCAAGGCGCTGGCCGGGCGATGA
- the tnpC gene encoding IS66 family transposase (programmed frameshift): MILAERAARLAAESDRRVLDIEIERLKLEIARLRRERFGQSAERSTRIEQLELSLEDLEETAAAVEAAAETAEVQAHPRSKPARRLLPEHLPRVRVVEPSPSACPCCGGKLHKLGEDITETLERIPAKWRVIQHVREKFTCRSCEAITQPPAPFHPIARGRAGANLLAEVVFAKFGLHLPLHRQSASFAREGVEIDVSTLADWVGAVSVALKPLVEAIADHAQAGPRVHVDDTPVPVLAPRAQARSDQTMAAKPDGKTKTGRLWTMVRDDRPFGGNDPPAAAYFYSPDRSGEHAEGFLTGFSGIMQADAFSGFGRLYQQGAIVEAACWAHGRRKFFDLAQLKKAPIAIEAVKRIDALFAIERDIAGLSPEARLTARAGLSRPLVDDLAVWLHQKRAGRASRIAKAMDYLLKRWPAFTLFLEDGRVDLSNNAAERALRGIAVGRRNWTFAGSDAGGRRAAAMYTLIETAKLNGVDPRAWLADVLARLPGHSARRIGDLLPWNWKGESHAEAA; this comes from the exons ATGATCCTCGCCGAGCGGGCGGCGCGGCTGGCCGCCGAGTCGGATCGGCGGGTGTTGGACATCGAGATCGAGCGGCTCAAGTTGGAGATCGCCCGGCTCCGGCGCGAGCGCTTCGGCCAGTCGGCCGAGCGCAGCACCCGCATCGAGCAGCTTGAACTGTCCTTGGAGGATCTGGAGGAGACCGCCGCCGCGGTCGAAGCCGCCGCCGAGACGGCTGAGGTGCAGGCCCATCCCCGCTCTAAGCCGGCGCGGCGCCTGTTGCCCGAGCATCTGCCCCGTGTCCGGGTGGTCGAGCCGTCACCGTCGGCGTGTCCCTGCTGCGGTGGCAAGCTGCACAAACTGGGCGAGGACATCACCGAGACGCTGGAGCGCATCCCGGCCAAGTGGCGGGTGATCCAGCATGTGCGGGAGAAATTCACCTGCCGGAGCTGCGAGGCGATCACCCAGCCGCCGGCGCCGTTCCATCCCATCGCGCGCGGCCGGGCCGGCGCCAATCTGCTGGCCGAGGTGGTGTTCGCGAAATTCGGCCTGCACCTGCCGCTACACCGCCAGAGCGCGAGCTTCGCCCGCGAGGGCGTCGAGATCGACGTCTCCACCCTGGCCGACTGGGTCGGCGCGGTGAGCGTGGCGCTGAAACCGCTGGTCGAGGCCATCGCTGACCATGCCCAGGCGGGCCCGCGCGTTCATGTGGACGACACGCCGGTGCCGGTGCTGGCGCCGCGCGCGCAGGCGCGCTCGGATCAAACAATGGCGGCGAAGCCGGATGGCAAGACGAAGACCGGCCGATTATGGACCATGGTCCGTGATGACCGCCCGTTCGGCGGCAATGATCCGCCGGCCGCAGCCTATTTCTACTCGCCCGACCGCAGTGGCGAGCATGCCGAAGGATTCCTTACCGGCTTCAGCGGCATCATGCAGGCCGACGCCTTCTCCGGCTTCGGGCGGCTGTACCAGCAGGGCGCCATCGTCGAGGCGGCGTGCTGGGCGCACGGACGACGGAAGTTCTTCGATCTGGCCCAGTTGAAGAAGGCCCCCATCGCCATCGAGGCGGTGAAGCGCATCGACGCCCTGTTCGCCATCGAGCGCGACATCGCCGGCCTATCGCCCGAGGCGCGGCTGACTGCGCGGGCCGGGCTATCCCGACCGCTGGTGGACGATCTGGCGGTATGGCTGCACCAGAAGCGGGCCGGCCGGGCAAGTCGGATA GCCAAGGCCATGGATTATCTGCTGAAGCGCTGGCCGGCCTTCACCCTGTTCCTCGAAGACGGCCGCGTCGATCTCTCCAACAATGCGGCGGAACGGGCCTTGCGCGGCATCGCCGTCGGCCGGCGCAACTGGACCTTCGCCGGCTCCGACGCCGGTGGCCGTCGCGCCGCCGCCATGTACACCCTGATCGAGACCGCCAAGCTCAACGGCGTCGATCCGCGCGCCTGGCTGGCCGATGTGCTGGCGCGTCTGCCCGGCCATTCCGCCCGGCGGATCGGCGACCTGCTGCCCTGGAACTGGAAAGGCGAAAGCCATGCCGAAGCTGCATGA